GCCATAGCTACCCCAGAGGATAGACGGGGGTAGTACACCTCGTCTACGCTGCGGAGACACAGACCCCGGCGAGGTTGTGGGACCTCCCGGGGCACGGCCACCAGCTGAAAAGGAGCTGATGACAGTGAGCATTATCCACGCGTTCCTACGGTGGGCTCTGGGCACCTTCGCGCCCGGCACCGGCAAGAGGCGGGCCGGTACCGGCCTGCACGAGCCCGACACCAGGTACATGCCGGAGGCACCCTTGACGACAGCTGCCGAAGGGCCCCCGATCCCTCGCTCGCCGTACGGTCTCGACCAGGGCCCCTTCGACGGCTCCGCCTCCCCCCTCGTCCGCCCCTACCTCCTCGCCGTCGAGCGGGAGCAGGCACGGCAGTCCCGGCGGCGGCTCGCGTTGGTGTTGGCCGCCGACTTCGGTATCGACCTCGACCGTCATGTGGTCGGCGCGGAGCGGGCGGTGGCGTGTTGAGCCCGGCGGAGGCGGACGCGGCGCTGTCTGCCGAGTGCGCGCTCGCCGGGCGGCCCGCCTACGCGGATCCGCACCGGCGGTGTCGGCAGGCCGCCGAAGTACCCCTGCCGGGAGCCACGGGCCTGCTGATGCCCCCGTGCCAGTGCTCCTGCCGCGCACCCGGCTCGGACAGGGCCTGGTGAAAGCTGGGCGGTACCCCGAGAACGGGGCCTCCCGGCTGACCATTCGTATCTACCGAATCCGCCCCGACGGCGAGACCGACGGCGCCCCGCGGCATCGCATCGTCATCAGCGCGCACGACACCGAGCGCCTGCCGCAGTCGCAAGTGTGGCCGCCGTGCGGATGCCCTCGCTGCCGGACGGAGGGGGAGACGGGGCCCCGGTAGCCAGGAGCCTCACCATCAGCCGCCTGCCCCGACACGGCCCCCGCGACAGGGCGGGCGGCTTCTAAAGGTCTGGCCCCACCTCGGCCCCGAACGCCTCCATCTGGTCCACGAGTTCACTCGCGTCCCGACTCCGGAACCGCACCTGGATCTGCCCCACCCCCATCGCCCCGTAAGCGCGCAAGGAATCGGCGATCGCGGTCGGGCTCCCGGTGAGGGTGCGGCGTCCGACGTCCCACCCCGGCTCGCCCACGTACAGCGGCTCGGTGATCGCGCCGATGGTGAAGGGGCCGGTGACGCCCGCCTCCTCCCGCAGTCGCCGGAGTCGGGCGATCTGCGCCGGGAGGCGGTCGCGGGGGTCGCCCTGCGGCAGCCAGCCGTCGCCCCGGACGGCGGCCCGGCGGACGGCGGCGGGGGACGAGCCCCCGACCCACACCGGGATGCGGGCCTGGGCCGGGCGGGGGCGTTGGCCGAGGTCGTCGAAGTCGTACAGCTTGCCGTGGTGGGAGGGGAACTCGTCCGGGCCGAGGGCCGCCCGCAGCGCGTCCACGCACTCGTCCAGGACCGCTCCCCGCCGTTCGAAGTCCACCCCCAGCGCCTCGAACTCCTCCCGTACGTGCCCGGCGCCCACGCCGAGGATCAGCCGGCCGCCGGAGAGGTGGTCGAGGGTGGCGTACTGCTTCGCCGTGAGGAGCGGGTGGCGCAGGCCGACGACCGCGACATGGCTGAGCAGCCGGACCCGTTCGGTGACGGCGGCCAGGTAGGCGAGCGTGGCGACCGGGTCGTACCAGACCGTGCCCATCGCGGGCGCGAGCCGACGCGGGACGGCCACGTGGTCGCAGACGGCGACATACGCGAACCCCGCCCGGTCGGCAGCCCGCGCGACCTCGGCCAGCTCCGCCGCCCCGGCGTCCGCCTCCCAGGTCTCGGCGTAGAGGGTGCTCTGCGACTGGACAGGCAGCTGCATCCCGTAGCGAAGCACCGCACCCGCCCCGCCCGAAGACCACTCACCGCCCCCGCCCGAGGACCGCTCACCGCCCCCGCCCGAAAGCCGCCCCTCGGACCCGTCCGAAGACCGTCCCCCGGCCCCACTCAACGGGCGCTCCCCGACCCCGCCAGAAGGCCGCCCCTCGGAACCGCCCCAAGACCGCCCCCCGGCCCCACTCGACGACCGCCCCCCGCCCCCGCTCAACGGGTGCTCCCCGGCCCCGCCCACAACCCCTCCTCCGTCAGCCCCAGCAGCTCGATCGCGTTCCGTCGCACGATGCGGTCGACGACATCCGCGTCCAGGTGGCCCATCTGGGCCTCGCCGACCTGGCGGGACTCGGGCCAGG
This genomic stretch from Streptomyces deccanensis harbors:
- a CDS encoding LLM class F420-dependent oxidoreductase: MQLPVQSQSTLYAETWEADAGAAELAEVARAADRAGFAYVAVCDHVAVPRRLAPAMGTVWYDPVATLAYLAAVTERVRLLSHVAVVGLRHPLLTAKQYATLDHLSGGRLILGVGAGHVREEFEALGVDFERRGAVLDECVDALRAALGPDEFPSHHGKLYDFDDLGQRPRPAQARIPVWVGGSSPAAVRRAAVRGDGWLPQGDPRDRLPAQIARLRRLREEAGVTGPFTIGAITEPLYVGEPGWDVGRRTLTGSPTAIADSLRAYGAMGVGQIQVRFRSRDASELVDQMEAFGAEVGPDL